The following are from one region of the Magallana gigas chromosome 6, xbMagGiga1.1, whole genome shotgun sequence genome:
- the LOC136276376 gene encoding uncharacterized protein translates to MNEYVERLAHQCFHNQFVIGGSIFFHKRIHKATSRSSDRVTENQIDHICINKKFCRAWKDVGVMRGADIPSDHHLLMTAVRFLFKKFNYITNKMKKYKGRLLKTKEVKTAFHLNLSNRFQPLQDQLESTDTNIATQWSISARYTLKQLDFRKEKKVVLNNSRTRAAKAKAQEEYTADKEVKKNIRIDKSDHIGNLAKEAEEAGGQGNLNLVAECIPEDWKEGIFNKLPKKEDLRECSKYRGIMLLSVPGKVLNRRLLDERISKAVNPKLRNQQAGFRSNRSCADQIASLRFIIEQSLVWKFPLYVNFIDYEKKFDSVDRETLWKIPRHFGIPEKHVSLFRIKYQGNLCWPNVCQFRSQNRRMFAVAISLPPCYRLASEDCYIRLEEWNTVNTPDTT, encoded by the exons ATGAACGAGTATGTTGAGAGATTAGCTCATCAGTGCTTTCATAACCAGTTTGTGATAGGAGGAAGCATCTTCTTTCACAAACGAATTCACAAGGCCACATCGAGATCATCAGACCGCGTAACAGAGAATCAGATCGACCACATCtgcataaacaagaaattctgTAGAGCATGGAAGGATGTCGGAGTGATGAGAGGAGCAGATATTCCATCAGACCACCATCTACTGATGACAGCAGTTAGATTCCTCTTCAAGAAGTtcaattacataacaaacaAGATGAAAAAGTACAAAGGCCGTCTCCTGAAGACTAAGGAAGTGAAGACAGCATTCCACCTCAACCTGTCTAACAGATTCCAACCATTACAAGATCAGCTAGAAAGCACTGACACCAACATCGCAACTCAATGGAGCATATCAGCTAGAT ACACACTGAAGCAGCTAGATTTTAGGAAGGAAAAGAAAGTGGTACTGAACAACAGCCGTACAAGGGCAGCAAAAGCAAAAGCTCAGGAGGAATACACAGCAGACAAAGaagtaaagaaaaacattaGGATAGATAAAAGTGATCATATTGGCAATCTAGCCAAAGAAGCTGAAGAGGCAGGAGGACAGGGGAACTTGA ATCTTGTAGCAGAGTGTATTCCGGAGGATTGGAAAGAAGGCATATTTAACAAGCTGCCAAAGAAAGAGGACCTAAGGGAGTGTAGTAAGTACCGGGGAATTATGCTATTGTCAGTGCCAGGCAAGGTCCTCAACAGGAGACTTCTTGATGAGAGAATAAGCAAGGCAGTCAACCCAAAACTCCGTAATCAGCAGGCTGGATTCAGAAGCAACAGATCGTGTGCTGACCAGATAGCTAGCCTACGTTTCATAATTGAACAATCACTGGTATGGAAGTTCCCACTTTATGTCAACTTTATTGATTATGAGAAAAAGTTTGACAGTGTGGACAGAGAGACTCTCTGGAAGATACCGAGACACTTTGGAATACCCGAGAAACATGTCTCCCTATTTCGCATCAAATACCAAGGCAACCTATGCTGGCCAAATGTCTGCCAGTTTCGAAGTCAAAACAGAAGGATGTTTGCGGTTGCCATTTCTCTTCCTCCTTGTTATCGATTAGCTTCTGAAGACTGCTACATCAGACTGGAGGAATGGAATACAGTGAACACTCCTGACACAACTTGA